One window of Epinephelus fuscoguttatus linkage group LG9, E.fuscoguttatus.final_Chr_v1 genomic DNA carries:
- the atox1 gene encoding copper transport protein ATOX1 has protein sequence MTKHEFEVEMTCEGCSGAVTKILNKLGVETFEIDLPKKLVWIESDKDVKVLEEALKKSGKEVKYVGPK, from the exons ATGACG AAGCACGAGTTTGAGGTGGAGATGACGTGCGAGGGATGTTCAGGAGCCGTCACCAAAATCCTCAACAAGTTGGGAG TGGAGACGTTTGAGATTGACCTGCCGAAGAAGCTGGTTTGGATCGAGTCTGACAAAGACGTGAAAGTTCTCGAGGAGGCGCTGAAGAAATCTGGGAAGGAGGTCAAGTACGTCGGCCCCAAATGA